DNA from Petroclostridium xylanilyticum:
TTAATAACTTGATTATAAATTTTTTAGAATAGTCTGTCAATACAAAAATTTTATAATACAACTAAAAATAAAAATAATTTTTATTATATTGACAAAGCATTAATTTTATTTTAAACTATGGATAATAATTTTTATGTATGAGAAAAAAATTTTTATTTCTAGTTGAAAAATTTTTCCTATAAAAGTTTATTTAACTGACTTGACTTGTGCATCAATATGTAAATAACTGCAATATTTGATGCGTATTATTATTCACTATATTATATAAAGGTTTAAGACATGGAGAATACCGAAGCAATTAAAAAACAAATAAAACTACTACAAGATGAAATTAGTACTTTAATTGAAAGAAATAATTATACAGATTTTAGTCGGTTACTTAAGCTAAGTCAAAAGTTAGATGATATCATAAATAATTGGTTAATAGCTAATCAAAACAAAA
Protein-coding regions in this window:
- a CDS encoding Spo0E family sporulation regulatory protein-aspartic acid phosphatase translates to MENTEAIKKQIKLLQDEISTLIERNNYTDFSRLLKLSQKLDDIINNWLIANQNKR